Proteins encoded within one genomic window of Vairimorpha necatrix chromosome 3, complete sequence:
- a CDS encoding serine palmitoyltransferase 1 (LCB1), whose protein sequence is MIIEIFLKRVFGDPVETTKFILELFLIYVIIRFRHKVKKPTIELPEKIRMKLIKDFKPSELLENPPGDFLVEKKYSKKFLNLASYDCFQIGNLLKDESKEIINSYGIGTCGPPTFYGTLDCHLSLQDKISEILGTGDSLLYSNSYTCVHSVISCFSTKSDYIFYPKNANEAIIRGINLSKSKCYEFDNLETLENLLKLYFNKKVNNFVIIEGLSKNEGEIINLKKILEFKEKYNFKIILDESLSIPFLDMRGVCGYFNVPSKLIEIRIGSFSYGFSSCGGFFTGDKLLTDYQRLNSSSYVFSASLPGVLSNFNRLVFDMKFDYLRIRRKIKIFHKNFKSEKYEIISNIKSPIILIRLKSEKSKKANLSIFHKIIEDLHGQNIYVGLNLNPMPTLMIGIKLEQKNVKKLAIKILEICEKY, encoded by the coding sequence ATGATCatagaaatatttctaaagaGAGTCTTTGGTGATCCAGTAGAGACTACTAAGTTTATTCTGgaactttttttaatttatgtgATCATAAGATTCAGACacaaagtaaaaaaacCCACAATCGAGTTACCTGAAAAAATAAGgatgaaattaataaaagattttaaacCTTCAGAATTGCTAGAAAATCCTCCTGGGGATTTTCtagtagaaaaaaaatattctaaaaaatttttaaacttgGCGAGCTACGACTGCTTCCAAATAGGAAATTTATTGAAGGACGAAtctaaagaaataataaattcatATGGTATAGGCACATGTGGACCCCCTACATTTTATGGTACACTAGATTGCCATTTATCATTAcaagataaaatatcagAAATATTAGGGACAGGAGATTCGCTTCTATATTCTAATTCTTACACTTGTGTACACAGTGTCATTTCATGTTTCTCTACGAAAAGTGACTATATTTTCTACCCTAAAAATGCAAATGAAGCAATAATTCGAggtataaatttatcaaaatctaaatgttacgaatttgataatttagAAACATTAGAAAATctcttaaaattatattttaataaaaaagtaaataattTCGTAATTATTGAAGGGttatcaaaaaatgaaggggaaattattaatttgaaaaaaatattagaatttaaagaaaaatataactttaaaattattttagatGAATCATTAAGTATTCCTTTTTTAGATATGAGAGGTGTATGCGGATATTTTAATGTACCATCAAAATTAATAGAAATAAGAATAGGCTCATTTTCTTATGGATTCTCATCCTGTGGGGGATTTTTCACCGGAGATAAACTTCTTACTGATTATCAAAGACTAAATAGTTCAAGTTATGTATTTTCTGCATCTTTACCTGGGGTCTTATCAAATTTCAATAGACTTGTTTTTGACATGAAATTTGATTATCTTCGTATTCGAAGAAAAATCAagatttttcataaaaatttcaaatctGAAAAATACGAAATTATTTCAAACATAAAATCGCCAATAATTTTGATACGCTTAAAAAGcgaaaaatcaaaaaaagcGAATTTGTccatttttcataaaataattgaagATTTGCATggtcaaaatatttatgtgggtctaaatttaaatccAATGCCGACTTTAATGATAggaataaaattagaacaaaaaaatgtaaaaaagttagctataaaaatattagaaatatgtgaaaaatattaa
- a CDS encoding phosphodiesterase has translation MTRSKTKEEKKQLKVLFLSYNSILDNHKITQLSYDILSKECDFDQNDLHNFLEAAISSYNDIPYHNATHGFNALYNGNILLELIDRPKIGRKVRFIFLICCLLHDIGHPGSDLPGHNKFDLENLHVEFIKKLLSEFLPGYLTDENINLISELILSTNLISHNDVLNSFRNKYLGRNINSASELNIIDYKMLIKIADIGASYKKFDDFMCGSRKLEKELRGSSIESANKKVEEDEFFLLNYSIPLAEVFCEVFIDFKFLYENAIDNLRKLKNLK, from the coding sequence atgacGAGGAGTAAGActaaagaagaaaagaaaCAGTTAAAAGTGCTGTTTTTGTCTTATAATTCCATCTTGGATAATCATAAGATAACTCAGTTAtcttatgatattttaagtAAGGAATGTGATTTTGATCAAAATGATCTGCACAATTTCTTGGAAGCAGCAATAAGTTCATATAATGATATTCCCTATCATAATGCTACCCATGGGTTCAATGCATTGTATAATGGGAATATCTTATTAGAACTTATTGATAGACCAAAAATTGGACGAAAAGTTAGGTTTATCTTTTTGATTTGCTGCCTATTGCATGACATAGGCCACCCAGGTTCTGATTTGCCTGGGCATAATAAATTCGACTTAGAAAATCTCCATgtagaatttattaaaaaattactgTCTGAATTTTTACCTGGGTATTTGACagatgaaaatataaatttgataagtGAATTAATCTTATCTACCAATTTAATTTCACATAATGACGTCCTTAActcttttagaaataagTATTTAGGTCGAAATATCAATAGCGCCAGTGAATTGAATATtattgattataaaatgttGATAAAAATAGCAGATATCGGTGCATCTTATAAAAAGTTTGATGATTTTATGTGTGGAAGCAGAAAGCTTGAGAAAGAACTCCGCGGCTCAAGTATAGAAAGcgctaataaaaaagtagaaGAAGATGAATTTTTTCTCTTAAATTATTCCATACCACTAGCAGAAGTGTTTTGTGaagtttttatagattttaaatttttatatgaaaatgCTATTGATAATTTGagaaaattgaaaaatttgaaatga
- a CDS encoding thioredoxin domain-containing protein, with product MIFLLICSFIFSKIENTCSIYSEGTVFLEYYNNFVDEDIHLLDEYLEKNKFDTKIQKINCSKCTCPELEGFPTFKIYKDHKEIDSLTGHLEHQKLVQFVNKNINPDQNINRDNIVGIVELKEIDFYSSFDGPWLIHFYDKPSEEIDSLLIKVAGHFKNKLKIGKINEKESKNIIGRYNIRIFPVIFGIYEDLSSPFLEILNFENLVNFSNKLMSHPFPNINYDQLLQKINTNTQFYIVLYKNEKTADILFSKYAHNFKFKLEMYKTNDHILFDKLNPKYFSEVSLALYKNGKFHFYDQDIFNDKNVLEWIFHSHFPNVVKINDSTFHSVFNGLKPSFLLLTYDDYLIDEYEKFAKNVHAGMPFVKMVFASINLNEYVLFTQSLLPNIEIPTIVVYNPYEKIWYHKKIILKKKTFSEEAGKILKMYESGKMKIFYKKRGSRFGMMFWVLLITLICGVIYTNEYILKK from the coding sequence atgATATTCCTACTAATCTGCTCTTTTATATTCTCCAAAATAGAGAATACTTGTTCTATTTATAGTGAAGGCACTGTTTTCTTAGAATATTACAATAATTTCGTAGATGAAGATATTCATCTTCTAGATGAATATCTagaaaagaataaatttgatacTAAAATACAGAAGATTAATTGTTCAAAGTGTACATGTCCCGAATTAGAAGGATTTCCTACATTtaagatttataaagatCATAAAGAAATCGATTCATTAACAGGACATTTAGAGCATCAAAAGCTAGTAcaatttgtaaataaaaatataaaccctgatcaaaatataaatagagATAATATTGTAGGTATAGTAGAATTAAAGGAAATAGATTTCTACAGTTCATTTGATGGACCGTGGCtgattcatttttatgacAAGCCTTCTGAAGAAATAGACTCTTTACTTATAAAAGTAGCAGgccattttaaaaataaactaaaaataGGAAAAATAAACGAAAAGGAatctaaaaacattatagGCAGGTACAATATCAGAATATTCCCTGTGATATTCGGGATCTATGAAGATCTCTCATCTCCATTCTtggaaattttaaacttcgaaaatttagtaaatttctctaataaattaatgaGTCATCCATTtccaaatataaattacgACCAACTACTACAAAAGATAAATACCAATActcaattttatatagttttatacaaaaacgAGAAAACTGCCGacatattattttcaaaatatgcTCATAATTTCAAGTTTAAACTTGAAATGTACAAAACAAATGACCACATTTTATTCGACAAACTAAatccaaaatattttagtgAAGTAAGTTTGGCACTCTACAAAAATGgtaaatttcatttttacgATCAAgacatttttaatgataaaaatgttttagaATGGATTTTCCATTCACATTTTCCAAATGTAGTGAAAATCAATGACTCGACATTCCACAGCGTGTTCAATGGATTAAAACCAAGTTTCTTACTTCTGACTTATGACGATTATTTAATTGATGAATACGAGAAATTTGCGAAAAATGTACATGCAGGCATGCCATTTGTGAAAATGGTATTTGCTAGTATAAACTTGAATgaatatgttttatttacacAATCATTGTTACCAAATATTGAGATACCTACTATTGTAGTGTATAATCCTTATGAAAAGATATGGTAtcataaaaagataatattaaaaaagaagacgTTTAGTGAAGAAGCGGGGAAGATATTGAAAATGTATGAGAGTgggaaaatgaaaatattttataagaaaagaGGGAGCAGGTTTGGGATGATGTTTTGGGTGTTATTGATAACTCTGATTTGTGGTGTAATTTATACaaatgaatatattttaaaaaaataa
- a CDS encoding histone deacetlyase 3 (HDAC3), with amino-acid sequence MKIGYLYDDTVGLYHYGPKHPMKPFRIMVTHSLVKSLGLDKKMTIIKPQVEDLTYHSRDYFNSLGETETSDCPSFEGLKDFCVKYSSASINAARYINNKDFDIVINWAGGLHHAHLLEPSGFCYVNDIVMSILELLKVHQRVMYIDIDVHHGDGVEDAFLLEDRVLTLSFHKFGNGFFPETGSLITTNHKAVNVPLLSGITDESYQYVFEPIVDECIKKFRPDVLVMQCGADSLGADRLGMFNLSIYGHASCIRFIKTYNLPLIILGGGGYTLCNVARCWAYETSVLCNEDIPDEIPEDNPFYSYFSPEYKFNPKFKTKFNDKNDKEYLDSISEFICERINKY; translated from the coding sequence ATGAAAATTGGTTATTTATACGATGACACTGTCGGCCTTTACCACTACGGCCCAAAGCACCCAATGAAGCCTTTCAGAATTATGGTCACCCACTCACTGGTCAAATCTCTGGGCCTAGACAAAAAGATGACTATCATTAAACCCCAAGTAGAAGATCTTACTTACCACTCAAGAGACTATTTTAATAGTCTAGGGGAGACTGAGACATCAGACTGCCCTTCTTTTGAAGGCTTAAAAGACTTCTGTGTGAAATATTCCTCTGCCTCTATAAATGCCGCGagatatattaataataaagattttgatATAGTCATAAATTGGGCAGGGGGTCTTCACCATGCTCATTTACTTGAGCCTAGTGGGTTTTGTTATGTCAATGATATTGTCATGTCTATCTTGGAGTTACTTAAAGTTCATCAGAGGGTCATGTACATAGACATAGATGTACACCACGGGGACGGGGTAGAAGACGCCTTTCTTCTGGAGGACAGAGTCCTGACTCTGTCCTTCCACAAATTCGGGAATGGCTTCTTCCCAGAGACGGGGTCTCTTATTACTACTAATCATAAGGCAGTAAATGTCCCTCTTCTCTCTGGTATTACTGATGAATCTTATCAGTATGTCTTTGAGCCCATAGTAGACGAGTGTATTAAGAAGTTCAGGCCTGATGTCTTGGTCATGCAGTGTGGGGCTGATTCCTTGGGGGCTGATCGACTTGGTATGTTTAATCTGTCGATATATGGCCATGCCTCATGTATTAGGTTTATTAAGACTTATAATTTACCACTAATAATACTAGGCGGAGGAGGATATACCCTGTGTAATGTGGCGAGATGTTGGGCTTATGAGACCAGTGTCTTGTGTAATGAAGATATTCCTGATGAGATACCAGAAGATAATCCTTtttattcatattttaGTCCAgagtataaatttaacccTAAGTTTAAGACTAAgtttaatgataaaaatgataaagaatatttagaCAGTATTTCTGAATTTATATGTGAGCGTATAAACAAGTACTAG
- a CDS encoding universal Stress protein — translation MKSVTIIIDNINQDFSHNRNTPEWELIMSADKVVLIYIETQRWFPINDPQTICASINSLNSKKGIERRNIIALLKSLEFAVKINNKKAEVIKLILLGDEKYKITKCVSQLKTDLIIVFLPKKRNIFERIFSKTNGTLLVEELGIPVLTLKQAI, via the coding sequence ATGAAATCTGTTACTATTATTATTGACAATATCAACCAAGACTTCTCTCATAATAGAAATACTCCAGAGTGGGAATTAATCATGTCTGCTGACAAAGTAGTCTTGATCTACATAGAGACACAGAGATGGTTCCCTATAAATGACCCCCAGACAATATGCGCCTCTATAAATTCCCTGAATTCTAAAAAGGGAATAGAAAGGCGGAATATTATAGCCCTTTTAAAGAGCCTTGAGTTCGCTGTAAAGATCAATAATAAGAAGGCCGAGGtgattaaattaatattactGGGAGATGAGAAGTACAAGATTACTAAGTGTGTGTCACAATTGAAGACAGATTTGATTATAGTATTTCTACCCAAGAAGAGGAATATATTTGAGAGGATATTTAGTAAGACCAATGGGACATTATTAGTAGAAGAACTAGGTATACCAGTACTGACACTTAAACAAGCAATCTAg
- a CDS encoding putative tRNA methyltransferase, whose protein sequence is MTGIHDVDEYFQYQLVSKALEISLKISKIGGSFIGKIFRGKYTKYVVSMFKKHYEEVRVLKPKASRHNSIECFIYCKGKYEHQRDCFPVEDFEVIGCGDGPDSDMTRNLVEKMTLKPLTQPINPPYKDSIDKRRAN, encoded by the coding sequence ATGACAGGCATCCACGACGTGGATGAATATTTCCAGTACCAACTTGTTTCTAAAGCACTAGAAATATCTTTAAAGATTAGTAAAATAGGTGGGAGTTTTATAGGCAAGATATTTAGAGGGAAATATACTAAATATGTAGTGAGTATGTTTAAGAAGCATTATGAAGAAGTAAGAGTATTAAAGCCTAAGGCCAGTAGACACAATTCTATAGAgtgttttatatattgtaaaGGGAAATATGAACATCAACGAGACTGCTTTCCTGTAGAAGATTTCGAAGTTATTGGGTGTGGAGATGGACCAGATAGTGACATGACTAGAAATTTAGTGGAGAAAATGACACTTAAGCCCCTCACTCAGCCCATAAATCCACCCTACAAGGACTCCATAGACAAGCGTAGGGCCAACTAA
- a CDS encoding putative tRNA methyltransferase, which yields MGTRSKDKSDIYYKLSKENGYRARIDLCGAPGSWSQYCQQNKLRNNKLKIVTVDLQDIEPIEDVFILKEDITTQSCVDKILAYFGDEKVDLCLCDGAPDMTGIHDVDEYFQYQLVSKALEISLKISKIGGSFIGKIFRGKYTKYVVSMFKKHYEEVRVLKPKASRHNSIECFIYCKGKYEHQRDCFPVEDFEVIGCGDGPDSDMTRNLVEKMTLKPLTQPINPPYKDSIDKRRAN from the exons ATGGGGACTCGGAGTAAAGACAAAAGTGACATTTACTACAAATTAAGTAAAGAAAATGGCTACAGAGCAAGAA TTGATTTATGTGGAGCCCCAGGCTCTTGGTCTCAATATTGTCAACAGAACaaattaagaaataataagttGAAGATTGTCACTGTCGATTTACAAGACATAGAGCCAATAGAAGATGTCTTTATTCTTAAAGAAGATATTACTACACAATCTTGTGTGGATAAAATTCTGGCCTATTTCGGAGACGAGAAAGTCGATCTCTGTTTGTGTGACGGGGCGCCCGACATGACAGGCATCCACGACGTGGATGAATATTTCCAGTACCAACTTGTTTCTAAAGCACTAGAAATATCTTTAAAGATTAGTAAAATAGGTGGGAGTTTTATAGGCAAGATATTTAGAGGGAAATATACTAAATATGTAGTGAGTATGTTTAAGAAGCATTATGAAGAAGTAAGAGTATTAAAGCCTAAGGCCAGTAGACACAATTCTATAGAgtgttttatatattgtaaaGGGAAATATGAACATCAACGAGACTGCTTTCCTGTAGAAGATTTCGAAGTTATTGGGTGTGGAGATGGACCAGATAGTGACATGACTAGAAATTTAGTGGAGAAAATGACACTTAAGCCCCTCACTCAGCCCATAAATCCACCCTACAAGGACTCCATAGACAAGCGTAGGGCCAACTAA
- a CDS encoding protein transport protein YOS1, which translates to MFGLFTMFYGFILLANSVVILDDKRFLSKIGLPLGQENRSLLGEKRQKVVDMINGIRTVLRIPLIIVNIICIIYELLLG; encoded by the coding sequence ATGTTCGGCCTTTTTACTATGTTTTATGGCTTCATTTTACTGGCAAATTCTGTGGTCATTTTGGATGACAAAAGATTTCTCAGTAAAATCGGCCTGCCTTTAGGTCAGGAAAACAGGAGTCTCTTGGGCGAGAAAAGGCAGAAAGTGGTGGATATGATTAATGGAATAAGGACAGTATTAAGAATACCACTTATTATAGTGAATATAATATGTATAATATATGAATTACTACTtggataa
- a CDS encoding pyruvate kinase (KPYK) — MNKIPNLTKIIITLSPKLNNIPALVSFINQGITIFRMNFSHGTEQEHKLLIDNLRQASQKTNTIITICLDTKGQEFRINLTKSSEMNVKDNDIILFTNKKDTEDIFIPIEDFNILNKGMKFFLDDGFLSLEILEVSTNYIKAKALNSHRLKNNKKVNFPGIKFKNSGLIDIDKEDILFGVRNQVDVIFGSFILNKEDVLKIKELCGDIPVYSKIEAIKGVENIDDIIDNSDGIMVARGDLGVETGFVEMFGVMKTLVKKCREKFRPVICATQMLESMTTSTIPLRSEISDIGNAVLDEYDSLMLSGETAVGDFPYLCTAFMQNIIRNAEEHASKKKCSKCPFINQIDSCIILETSSHSIIKSLYNKRLGVNIYVISEDRRFLSIINLYRGIIPLQKSEESVEEIGKKLKEEHGYKKIMHFSFNNETEDLQTINILN, encoded by the coding sequence ATGAACAAAATCCCCAATCtaacaaaaattatcataacTCTCAGTCCAAAACTCAATAACATCCCGGCTCTTGTATCTTTCATTAACCAAGGCATAACAATCTTCCGTATGAATTTTTCACATGGCACAGAACAAGAGCACAAACTTCTAATTGACAATTTAAGGCAAGCCAGTCAAAAAACCAATACTATAATTACCATTTGTCTTGACACAAAAGGTCAAGAGTTCCGTATAAATCTTACGAAATCTTCAGAAATGAATGTCAAAGACaatgatattatattatttacaaataaaaaagatacagaagatatttttatacctatagaagattttaatattttgaacAAAGgtatgaaattttttttggatGATGGATTTCTAAGTCTAGAGATTTTAGAAGTTAGTactaattatataaaagcTAAAGCGTTAAATAGTCACAGGttaaagaataataaaaaggtAAATTTTCCaggtataaaatttaaaaattcggGATTAATTGATATAGataaagaagatattttatttggtGTTAGAAATCAAGTAGATGTGATATTTGgttcttttatattaaataaagaagatgTATTAAAGATTAAAGAGTTATGTGGTGATATACCAGTGTATTCGAAGATAGAAGCTATTAAAGGTGTAGAGAATATTGATGATATAATTGATAATTCTGATGGGATTATGGTAGCCAGAGGAGATTTGGGAGTAGAGACAGGGTTTGTTGAGATGTTTGGTGTTATGAAAACATTAGTAAAGAAGTGTAGAGAGAAGTTTAGGCCGGTAATTTGTGCTACACAAATGTTGGAGAGTATGACTACTAGTACTATACCTTTAAGATCAGAGATAAGTGACATAGGAAATGCAGTATTAGACGAGTATGACTCATTAATGCTTAGTGGAGAGACAGCAGTCGGGGATTTCCCATATTTATGCACTGCATTTATGCAGAATATTATCAGAAATGCCGAAGAGCATGCCTCTAAAAAGAAATGTAGTAAGTGCCCGtttataaatcaaattGATTCTTGTATTATACTTGAGACTAGTAGTCACAGTATTATTAAGTCACTGTATAATAAAAGACTGGgagtaaatatttatgtaattTCTGAAGATCGGAGATTTCTctcaattataaatttgtacaGAGGAATTATTCCGCTACAGAAATCTGAGGAATCTGTAGAAGAAATAGgtaagaaattaaaagaagaacatggatataaaaagattatgcatttttcatttaacAATGAGACCGAGGATCTTCAAAcaataaacatattaaattgA
- a CDS encoding vesicle transport protein: protein MDPLQEALKIKEKQIFFTIPPRYEQIFKQKEYDLEYFGLTLMQRVMAFVVFFAIGLLSFLYAMMKVPAAVFYPASFAFPYALSNFIFFFMFGFILGFRSYLSNLFSEKKRMYTSFFILSTITTIYSTLTMGHYFINFFFCLVQISSFIVFALTFIPGGTHGISSMMSLVFKK, encoded by the coding sequence ATGGATCCATTACAAGAAGcattaaaaatcaaagagAAACAAATATTCTTTACAATACCACCAAGATATGAACAAATCTTTAAGCAAAAGGAATACGATCTTGAGTACTTTGGTCTCACTCTCATGCAGAGAGTTATGGCCTTCGTCGTGTTCTTTGCTATTGGTCTCCTTTCTTTCTTATATGCCATGATGAAAGTCCCTGCTGCTGTGTTTTATCCTGCGTCATTCGCTTTTCCTTATGCTCTGTCaaatttcatattcttttttatgtttgGGTTTATCTTGGGCTTCCGGTCTTATCTCTCAAATTTATTCTCTGAGAAAAAGAGAATGTACACCTCTTTCTTCATCTTAAGTACAATAACTACGATATATTCTACATTGACTATGGgacattattttattaatttcttcttctgcTTAGTGCAAATAAGTTCTTTCATTGTATTTGCTTTGACTTTTATTCCTGGAGGAACACATGGAATATCGAGCATGATGTCATTagtgtttaaaaaataa
- a CDS encoding SANTA domain-containing protein, which yields MNQKEDILRTKEFENLKDYTIFKKRTPRLKRYTRNDKKRLSRWYISFVKNNNPRIKYKYWISINGYLDDNNLIQSSPILNIQGSLVVVTANSLYFLKGNSEIIRNPPHSRFEITELSKFSKGFPNDWEEIIIRQLTEIFGAEKLKTSDLDGDMVLTPFDKLYNKIFSNEEEENIQLSNAQSGDENIEENYLADQEQSEENDIEETENKSEESENISEEFDLEENKNISEDDDTEENKNISEDDDTEENKNISEDDETEENKNISEDDETEENKNISEESDLEENVLLEVKNNLEDKGNLSIRSQITQATLKSQTKEEDSEDIEIVSSSFRFDKSQNKESKFKGAFEKENTFDMTYDKGKLVDSPYEHIFLEDNIEEIIKIEEKSKTKEESDLEICILNTKEEDNFDRKFKSNDSEKSAEDIQKSIKKTAESFQSAINNINEQNSAPPQRNYKTNTDFFIDSSFHTEETLSSGIKLEDIEDKDCLQDSKIIESILSLGSILENGTFTPNDSDKVNLSLTKRKKKEEKGQKKKSKDSVISEYTSVQSEGKSNKSLLEQIMNSRISRPYSYEEVSNKEKISLIQKNEENKTQVEERQKHNEIEILKGPSIINEQQEKEPSIINEDKKVKEEIEQKRVNVEPNISKEEAKEEIDQDTVNELIKIENLKKLYKQNAIIQNQELENKLNQVLYEDSEETRENKSLFVESKNVPTGEVEGNATSSSLNTRKIKKKKGMRMPSQGKNKKKM from the coding sequence ATGAATCAAAAAGAAGACATTTTAAGAACAaaagaatttgaaaatCTAAAAGACTACACAATATTCAAGAAAAGAACTCCTAGATTAAAAAGATACACAAGAAATGATAAGAAAAGACTTAGTAGATGGTATATAAGCTTCGTCAAGAATAATAACCCTcgtattaaatataaatattggaTAAGTATCAATGGATACTTAGACGACAATAATTTGATACAAAGCTCGCCCATTTTGAATATTCAGGGATCTTTGGTTGTAGTCACAGCCAACTCGctttatttcttaaaagGGAATAGtgaaataataagaaatcCGCCTCATTCTAGATTTGAGATTACTGAATTGTCTAAGTTTAGTAAAGGCTTCCCTAATGACTGGGAGgaaataattataagacAACTTACAGAGATATTTGGGGCTGAGAAGCTTAAGACTAGTGATTTAGATGGAGATATGGTATTGACACCCTTTGATAAGTTATATAATAAGATATTTAGTAACGAAGAGGAGgaaaatatacaattgTCAAATGCTCAATCAGGCGATGAAAACatagaagaaaattatttagcTGATCAAGAACAATCAGAAGAAAATGATATAGAAGAAACTGAAAATAAGTCTGAAGAATCTGAAAATATATCAGAAGAGTTTGATctagaagaaaataaaaatatatcagaAGACGACGACacagaagaaaataaaaatatatcagaAGACGACGACacagaagaaaataaaaatatttcagaAGACGACGAAacagaagaaaataaaaatatttcagaAGACGACGAAacagaagaaaataaaaatatctcaGAAGAGTCTGATCTAGaagaaaatgttttattagaaGTTAAAAATAACTTAGAAGATAAAGGTAATCTTTCTATAAGAAGTCAAATTACACAGGCAACATTAAAAAGCCAAACAAAAGAGGAAGATAGCGAAGACATAGAAATAGTGTCAAGTTCTTTCCGTTTTGACAAGTCACAAAACAAAGAAAGTAAATTTAAGGGAGCCTTTGAAAAGGAAAATACATTTGACATGACATATGATAAAGGAAAGCTTGTTGACAGTCCCTATGAGCACATTTTTCTAGAAGATAATATTGAAgaaataatcaaaatagaagaaaaatctaaaacaaaagaagaatctgatttagaaatttgtattttaaacacaaaagaagaagacAATTTTGATAGAAAGTTCAAATCTAATGACTCTGAAAAATCTGCAGAAGATAttcaaaaatcaataaagaAAACTGCAGAATCCTTTCAAAGCGCAATAAATAACATTAATGAGCAAAACAGTGCACCACCTCAAAGAAACTATAAAACAAACACAGACTTCTTCATAGACAGTAGTTTCCACACCGAAGAAACACTTTCTTCGGGTATAAAACTCGAAGATATCGAAGATAAAGATTGTCTACAGGactcaaaaataattgaaagCATTTTAAGCCTAGGAAGTATATTGGAAAATGGGACATTTACTCCAAATGACTCAGATAAAGTGAATTTGTCACTgacaaaaagaaagaaaaaagaagaaaaaggtcaaaaaaagaaaagtaAAGACTCGGTGATCTCTGAATACACTAGTGTGCAGAGTGAAGGGAAATCTAACAAGTCCCTACTAGAACAAATTATGAATAGTAGAATAAGCCGACCATATTCGTACGAAGAAGTAAGCAATAAAGAGAAGATTTCATTAATAcagaaaaatgaagaaaataaGACACAAGTGGAGGAAAGACAAAAACATAATGagatagaaatattaaaaggaCCGAGTATCATTAATGAACAGCAAGAAAAAGAACCAAGTATAATAAATGAGGacaaaaaagtaaaagaagaaattgagCAGAAGCGAGTAAATGTAGAGCCAAATATTTCAAAGGAGGAAGCAAAGGAAGAAATTGACCAAGATACTGTAAAtgaattgataaaaatagaaaacctgaaaaaattatacaaacaAAATGCAATTATACAAAATCAAGAGTTAGAAAATAAACTCAATCAAGTTCTTTATGAAGACAGTGAGGAGACAAGGGAGAATAAATCTTTGTTTGTAGAAAGTAAAAATGTGCCCACGGGAGAAGTCGAAGGCAACGCTACATCTTCAAGTCTGAATACTcgcaaaataaaaaagaagaaaggAATGCGCATGCCAAGCCAGggcaaaaataaaaagaaaatgtaa